The genomic interval CCTCACAAGCACATAAACGCCCTTCAGCTTATTGCCGTCAATTTCTACAATGAGCTTGTCTTCTTTCTGATCTATCATCCTATACGTGCCTTTATCCCAGATTTCCACTGTACCGGCACCATATTCGCCTTCGGGAATCGTGCCTTCAAAATTTGCATATTCAATTGGATGGTCTTCCACC from Candidatus Thorarchaeota archaeon carries:
- a CDS encoding 3'-phosphoesterase, yielding VEDHPIEYANFEGTIPEGEYGAGTVEIWDKGTYRMIDQKEDKLIVEIDGNKLKGVYVLVRFKDQKNWLFFKKK